The genome window TAACCGCCTGCTGATGACGCGCAGCCCGCATGGCTCCCAGGACATAAGGGGTCAAGCCGGAGGCAGCGATGCCGCAGACCACATCCCTGCCGGTCGGGTCACGCTGCAGCAAATCGAGCGCCCCCTGTTCCGTATCATCTTCCACGTTCTCTACAGCATGGCGCAAGGCGTAATCACCACCGGCCAAAATGCCTTGCACCTGTGTTTCCGGCGTGCCAAAAGTCGGCGGACATTCGGAGGCATCCAGCACCCCCAAACGTCCGCTGCTGCCGGCCCCGATATAAAAAAGACGTCCGCCCGCGCGAAAGGCCCGTTCGATTTGCTCTACAGCCGCCGCTATCACCGGCAGCTGCGCGGCGACCGCCCGATTCACTTGCTCTTCTTCCCGATTCATCAAAGTCACAATTTCCAAAGCGGACATTTGATCCAAATTGAGCGAATTTGGATTACGGCTCTCGGTAATCAACACCTGCGGATCCTTGTTCATTCAAACTTTTCCTCACTTTCTCCAGAACCGCTTGGGGAATTTCGGTATAATAGGCTTTTAGTCCCAACAGCAAAGCTCCGATCAATGGCTGGTAAACCGGCCGGCTGAGATAAGCCAAAGGTGCGTAGGCCTGAATCCGGCCTTCCAATCCTCTTGCCCACTGCCAGCCGTGGCGAAATCCACCGCCGGTCAGGGCAACCGGAAAACGCTCGGACTGCATCCCCAAACGGGTGATCACCGCCGCAGCCGCCAGGCTCAATTCCTCTGCCGCCTCGTCGAGGATCGCTAAGGCCACAGCGTCGCCTGCGGCGGCCGCCAGTTTTACCTGCAGCGCCAAAGCCGCGATCTGAGGGCGCTGCATTTCTTTGCTGTAAACTTTCAAAACGATTTTTTCATAGGACGAGACCGCCAGAGTCTGCAGCAATCGCTCAGTCAGCCTGGTTTTTGCGCCTCTGCCGTCTCCTGCCCGCATCACGGCGATCAATCCTTTCCGTCCGATATCATAGCCGCTGCCTTCATCGCCGATCAGCGGTCCCCAGCCGCCGGCACGGGCAGACTGACCCGTTTTGTTGCAGCCATAGATGATCGAACCGGTGCCGCAGATAACAGCCAGACCGGGCTCTCCTGCCGTAGCGCCGGCCAAAGCGATGCTCCCGTCACTATCCAGGCACAATTTTTCACAGAAAGGTGGAAATTCGGCCAGCAACTCAGCGACGACCAGGCGGTCTTCTTGCCGTCCCAGCCCGGCCAGACCAAAATAACCGACTGCGGCAGTTTGAATTTCCAAATTTGCCGCCCGGTAAGCACCTTCGATAGCCAAACGCAGAGATCGTGCCGCCGTTTTCTTCCCGGCAGCATGATAATTCGCCGGACCGCCCGCAGCGCTGCCGAGTAGCGTACCATCGGCAGCCGCCAGCAGCGCTCTGGTGTTGCTGCCGCCGCCGTCCACTGCCAGAATCAATGCTTCCTTCATACCCTGCTTCCTTCAGACTTGCCGCATCAAAATGCGGCCGCCATTGCCGACTGCCCAAACCGATTCGTCAGCCCGGCGCAGAAAACGAATTTCGCTTTTCACCAGTTTGGTCTGCGCCAGGGCCAAATCCGGCAAAACGGTATCCAGCGTAAGCGCTTCCCCCTCCAACAGAACCTGCAGCTGCTGCTCTGCATTCAAACTGATGGTCAGAACGCTGCCTTCGCCGGAGACAAAACTGCCGCAGGCCGCTTGCTTTTGGGCTTGACTCCATTCCCGGTGCTGAAAAACCGTCATCGGTTCTTTGGGGTTGTGCTGGTTGCACCACTTGATCATCGCTTTCGCCAGATTCATAACGGGAACCCCGCTGGTGTTGCAGAGGACGATCACACCCATCGCCAAATCATCAGACCAGAGGATAGCCGTTGAAACGCCGGTTAAGCTGCCTCCGTGTCCGATTACCGTAATGTCGTCCAGAGCGAACGTCTGCAGAGCAAAACCATAGCCGACATGATGGCTGTAGGTTTGACGTTGCTTTTGCATCTCACCAATCCCGGTATCACTTAAAAGCCTGCCCCCGGCATAACGGCCGTGATTCAGCCACATGGTCACGTAGCGTTCCAGATCGGCAAGGGTTGACTTCAGAGAACCGCCGCCCATCATGACAAACTGATTATCAAGCCAATCGTGCGTCGCCCGCAGACCAGTTTTGCCGGGAACATAGAGCGTATTGGCATTCTCATCCTGCAGCGGTTTGCTGAAACTGTAGGTCGAACGGTTCATCCCCAGCGGAGCCAGAATATGTTTCTCCACATATCCCGCATAGGAATTCTCTCCGCCATAGAGACGGATAATTTCCGACAGCATGGCAAAACCATCGTTGGAATAACTGACATATTCACCCGGCTGACCTAAAAAGGTCTTGACTTCACTCAATTGCTTCAGCAATAATTGGATGCCTGCTTGGGCGACGGTCGCTGAATAGGCCAGATCCTGCCGCTCCTCTGCCGGCAGGTCCAGCGTAGGTGCAACCTTGCTCAATAATAAGCGCGGCTGGGGTGGGTAACCGGCGCTGTGACAAAGCAGATGCCATAAACGCGGCATGTTTTGATTGGGATAATTAAACTCAGGCAGATAGCGGTTGACCGGAGCATAGAGATCGAGGATGCCTCTTTCCACCAACTGCATAATGCAGAGAGCAGTAAAGGATTTGGTGATGGAAGCCAAACCGAAGATGGTATTCTCATCCAGCGGCAACTGTTTTTCCAGATCACGATACCCGAAAAACTGGCGGTAGACCGTCTCGCCTTTTTGGCTGACTACGCCAACAGCCGTTCCGACAGCCTGATAAGCGGCCATAAAATCACGGACCATCTGTTCAAATTCCTGTTGATACGCTGCGTTTAATTGCATTTGCTCTCTCTCCCTTTGTTTTTATTTTAAGAAGCAGTTCTCTTATCCATTGTCGGTG of Negativicutes bacterium contains these proteins:
- the murQ gene encoding N-acetylmuramic acid 6-phosphate etherase, producing MNKDPQVLITESRNPNSLNLDQMSALEIVTLMNREEEQVNRAVAAQLPVIAAAVEQIERAFRAGGRLFYIGAGSSGRLGVLDASECPPTFGTPETQVQGILAGGDYALRHAVENVEDDTEQGALDLLQRDPTGRDVVCGIAASGLTPYVLGAMRAARHQQAVTLCITCNADSPLAKMVDYAITPVVGPEILMGSSRLKAGSAQKQILNMLTTAAFSRSGKVYSNLMVDLQPTNAKLLRRANRIVCLATNCSEETAQAALSAAKNQAKTAIVMILAQVDAAEAERRLSAANGFIAAALL
- a CDS encoding N-acetylglucosamine kinase; the protein is MKEALILAVDGGGSNTRALLAAADGTLLGSAAGGPANYHAAGKKTAARSLRLAIEGAYRAANLEIQTAAVGYFGLAGLGRQEDRLVVAELLAEFPPFCEKLCLDSDGSIALAGATAGEPGLAVICGTGSIIYGCNKTGQSARAGGWGPLIGDEGSGYDIGRKGLIAVMRAGDGRGAKTRLTERLLQTLAVSSYEKIVLKVYSKEMQRPQIAALALQVKLAAAAGDAVALAILDEAAEELSLAAAAVITRLGMQSERFPVALTGGGFRHGWQWARGLEGRIQAYAPLAYLSRPVYQPLIGALLLGLKAYYTEIPQAVLEKVRKSLNEQGSAGVDYREP
- a CDS encoding beta-lactamase family protein, which codes for MQLNAAYQQEFEQMVRDFMAAYQAVGTAVGVVSQKGETVYRQFFGYRDLEKQLPLDENTIFGLASITKSFTALCIMQLVERGILDLYAPVNRYLPEFNYPNQNMPRLWHLLCHSAGYPPQPRLLLSKVAPTLDLPAEERQDLAYSATVAQAGIQLLLKQLSEVKTFLGQPGEYVSYSNDGFAMLSEIIRLYGGENSYAGYVEKHILAPLGMNRSTYSFSKPLQDENANTLYVPGKTGLRATHDWLDNQFVMMGGGSLKSTLADLERYVTMWLNHGRYAGGRLLSDTGIGEMQKQRQTYSHHVGYGFALQTFALDDITVIGHGGSLTGVSTAILWSDDLAMGVIVLCNTSGVPVMNLAKAMIKWCNQHNPKEPMTVFQHREWSQAQKQAACGSFVSGEGSVLTISLNAEQQLQVLLEGEALTLDTVLPDLALAQTKLVKSEIRFLRRADESVWAVGNGGRILMRQV